In Vicinamibacterales bacterium, the following are encoded in one genomic region:
- a CDS encoding M14 family metallopeptidase, giving the protein MSTTSQRCLLALALATALVMAGTATHAQKTGIGVTFDRYHAPLEVNAALTAIAKANPGSTALHRLAVSPGGTDVNLLEIGPETGAKVRKLPAVLVVANLEGIYPISTEAALSLAERLLQDPGATKTLTWFIVPNGSPDAAAHYFRKPLVADERNASKINDDMDDQTDEDGPDDLDGNGLITEMRVKDPAGEWMPVDGEPRLMRKADTAKGEKGIYKLYSEGIDNDGDGVFNEDGPGGTNIGITFPHLFHSWTTTGGRWPGSEPETFGLMKFVTDHREIAMTFAFGATNMCLQPPAGGRQGSFDANSIKVPERIAARFGADPNRTYSMKEIIEMVRPLAPPGFEITESMIGSFLGLGAVVNPLEDDLKVYKELSEKYKEFLKTNKLDAKRLEPPQPKDGSFELWSYYHLGVPTFSMDLWTVPEVKADEKEKTGITADTLEAMAPDAFVALGEAKIAAFLKEVGAPDNIKATMLLEGVKAGKMTPKQMAGMLKQMPKPKDATGADPTQKAVLAFSDKELQGKGFIKWTAFKHPQLGEVEIGGMAPFTDTTPPAPMVKTLLDGQVPWVLELAKKLPRLKILKSDVQAKGAGVYAVKLWIENSGYLPFPTAMGRKNLHTPPAVVTLSPKDVTFLSGRTRTPIAEIDGGRSVKLEWLIQVPATVTGLDVTLDSSSAWGDTSRINLGVPTGGVR; this is encoded by the coding sequence ATGTCCACTACTTCGCAACGCTGCCTGCTGGCGCTGGCCCTTGCGACGGCCCTTGTCATGGCAGGCACGGCGACGCACGCCCAGAAGACGGGCATTGGCGTCACGTTCGATCGCTATCATGCGCCGCTCGAGGTGAATGCGGCGCTCACCGCCATCGCGAAGGCGAACCCGGGCAGCACGGCGCTCCACAGGCTCGCCGTCAGCCCCGGCGGCACGGACGTCAACCTGCTGGAGATCGGCCCCGAGACCGGCGCGAAGGTGCGCAAACTGCCCGCCGTCCTCGTAGTGGCCAATCTCGAAGGCATCTACCCGATTTCCACGGAAGCTGCCCTCTCGCTTGCTGAACGGCTGTTGCAGGACCCCGGGGCCACGAAGACACTCACCTGGTTCATCGTGCCGAACGGCAGCCCCGACGCCGCGGCGCACTACTTCCGCAAGCCGCTCGTCGCGGACGAACGGAACGCCTCGAAGATCAATGACGACATGGACGACCAGACCGACGAGGACGGTCCGGACGACCTGGACGGCAACGGCCTCATCACAGAGATGCGCGTGAAGGACCCGGCGGGTGAGTGGATGCCCGTGGATGGCGAGCCGCGCCTGATGCGGAAGGCTGACACCGCCAAGGGTGAGAAGGGCATCTACAAGCTCTACTCGGAGGGGATCGACAACGACGGCGACGGCGTGTTCAACGAAGATGGGCCGGGCGGCACGAACATCGGCATCACCTTCCCGCACCTCTTCCATTCGTGGACGACGACCGGCGGCCGCTGGCCGGGCAGCGAGCCGGAGACGTTCGGCCTGATGAAGTTCGTCACCGATCACCGAGAGATCGCCATGACGTTCGCCTTCGGCGCCACCAACATGTGTCTGCAGCCGCCGGCTGGCGGGCGGCAGGGCAGCTTCGACGCCAACTCGATCAAAGTGCCCGAGCGGATCGCCGCGCGCTTCGGCGCCGACCCGAACCGTACGTACTCGATGAAGGAGATCATCGAGATGGTGCGGCCGCTCGCCCCCCCAGGTTTCGAGATCACCGAGAGCATGATTGGGAGCTTCCTCGGCCTCGGTGCGGTCGTCAACCCGCTCGAGGACGACCTCAAGGTCTACAAGGAACTGTCGGAGAAATACAAGGAGTTCCTGAAGACCAACAAGCTCGATGCCAAGCGGCTCGAGCCACCGCAACCCAAGGATGGGTCGTTCGAGCTGTGGTCGTACTACCACCTTGGCGTGCCGACGTTCAGCATGGACCTCTGGACGGTGCCCGAGGTGAAGGCGGACGAGAAGGAGAAGACGGGTATCACGGCCGACACACTCGAGGCGATGGCACCGGACGCCTTCGTCGCGCTCGGCGAGGCGAAGATCGCGGCGTTCCTGAAAGAGGTTGGCGCGCCGGACAACATCAAGGCGACCATGCTGCTCGAGGGGGTGAAGGCCGGCAAGATGACGCCGAAGCAGATGGCGGGGATGCTCAAACAGATGCCGAAGCCGAAGGATGCAACGGGCGCCGACCCAACGCAGAAAGCCGTCCTGGCGTTCAGCGACAAGGAACTCCAGGGCAAGGGCTTCATCAAGTGGACGGCGTTCAAGCACCCGCAACTCGGGGAGGTCGAAATCGGCGGCATGGCGCCGTTCACCGACACGACGCCGCCCGCACCGATGGTGAAGACCTTGCTCGATGGGCAGGTGCCGTGGGTCCTGGAACTGGCGAAGAAGCTCCCGAGGTTGAAGATCCTCAAGTCCGACGTCCAGGCGAAAGGCGCGGGCGTATATGCGGTCAAGTTGTGGATCGAGAACAGCGGGTATCTGCCGTTCCCGACGGCGATGGGCAGGAAGAACCTGCACACGCCGCCCGCGGTGGTGACGCTGTCGCCGAAGGACGTCACGTTCCTCTCCGGGCGCACGCGCACCCCAATCGCCGAAATCGATGGGGGCCGGAGCGTGAAGCTCGAGTGGCTCATCCAGGTGCCCGCCACGGTGACGGGCCTCGATGTGACGTTGGACTCGTCCAGCGCGTGGGGTGACACGTCGAGAATCAACCTCGGCGTTCCGACGGGAGGTGTGCGATGA
- a CDS encoding TRAM domain-containing protein — translation MSGDTRIVEILRVDLEGDGVADVDGRSVSVPFTIPGERVEVRLGRDRLDRPAAELVRIVSPSLHRVTPACRHFGSCGGCAWQHIAYPEQLRLKQRLLQELLDEAMGRRAPRVELTLATPNGAPHGRDARATRSEDARATRSEDPRTTPSDDPRTTPSEDARGTRSGEPSVAPGSPGAPWAYRDKVHFVFGPGGPLQAIVMGHYRRGSRAVLPIEECPVHAEPGNRLAFRLRDALERAHVSGSAPSGGDGVARHVVVRVAEHSDEMLATLVVTENVKVLRRVTADVQTAETGRFGFHLNVNDRPGPFLFGRDTRRLFGLSQLRERVGDVSYLVSPTSFFQTNVRAAELLVREVLGALSDPRYERILDLYAGVGLFALPLALDGRTVTAAEENREAIESAAAAARLNRIPVGRLRLVAARVEEAMRTLHGRDARATRSGDARATRSGDARATRSGDARATRSGDARATRTRDARATRSGDARATRSGDARATRSGDARATRSVDARATRSVDARAPWDAVVLDPPRQGCPRQVIDWIVHDIRPGRIVYVSCNPEALARDLAAIPPRSYTIDRVQPVDMFPHTAHIESVAVLSRIAGTNARVRT, via the coding sequence ATGAGCGGCGACACGAGGATCGTCGAGATCCTTCGCGTCGATCTCGAGGGGGACGGGGTCGCGGACGTCGATGGACGATCCGTGTCCGTTCCCTTCACCATCCCGGGGGAACGCGTCGAGGTGCGCCTCGGTCGCGACAGGCTGGACCGGCCCGCTGCCGAGCTCGTACGCATCGTCTCGCCATCGCTCCACCGCGTCACGCCCGCCTGCCGTCACTTCGGATCATGCGGTGGCTGCGCCTGGCAGCACATCGCCTACCCTGAACAACTGCGGCTGAAGCAGCGGTTGCTCCAGGAATTGCTGGACGAGGCCATGGGACGGCGGGCGCCGCGGGTCGAGTTGACGCTGGCGACACCGAATGGCGCCCCGCACGGGCGGGACGCCCGTGCCACTCGGTCCGAGGACGCCCGTGCCACTCGGTCCGAGGACCCTCGAACCACTCCTTCCGACGACCCTCGAACCACTCCCTCCGAGGACGCCCGAGGCACTCGGTCCGGAGAGCCCAGTGTTGCTCCGGGTTCCCCGGGTGCCCCGTGGGCGTATCGCGACAAGGTGCACTTCGTGTTCGGGCCAGGCGGGCCCTTGCAGGCGATCGTCATGGGGCACTACCGCCGAGGGTCCCGGGCGGTTCTCCCCATCGAGGAATGCCCGGTTCACGCCGAACCCGGCAATCGTCTCGCGTTCCGACTGCGCGACGCACTGGAACGTGCGCACGTGTCGGGCAGCGCGCCAAGCGGTGGGGACGGCGTCGCCCGCCACGTCGTGGTCCGCGTGGCGGAGCATTCCGACGAGATGCTGGCCACACTCGTCGTCACCGAGAACGTGAAGGTGCTCCGTCGAGTCACCGCCGACGTCCAGACGGCCGAGACCGGGAGGTTCGGCTTCCACCTGAACGTGAACGATCGGCCGGGGCCATTCCTGTTCGGGCGCGACACGCGACGGTTGTTCGGTCTGTCGCAGTTGCGCGAACGCGTGGGGGACGTGTCGTATCTCGTCTCACCGACGTCGTTCTTCCAGACGAACGTCCGCGCGGCCGAGCTTCTCGTGCGCGAGGTCCTCGGGGCGCTGTCCGATCCGCGCTACGAGCGGATCCTCGATCTCTACGCCGGCGTGGGGCTGTTTGCGCTGCCGCTCGCGCTCGACGGTCGAACGGTGACCGCAGCCGAGGAAAACCGCGAGGCGATCGAGAGCGCGGCGGCGGCGGCCCGGTTGAACCGCATTCCGGTCGGACGCCTCCGGCTCGTCGCCGCGCGCGTGGAAGAGGCGATGCGCACACTCCACGGGCGAGACGCCCGTGCCACTCGGTCGGGGGACGCCCGTGCCACTCGGTCGGGGGACGCCCGTGCCACTCGGTCGGGGGACGCCCGTGCCACTCGGTCGGGGGACGCCCGTGCCACTCGGACGAGGGACGCACGTGCCACTCGGTCGGGGGACGCCCGTGCCACTCGGTCGGGGGACGCCCGCGCCACTCGGTCGGGGGACGCCCGCGCCACTCGGTCGGTGGACGCCCGCGCCACTCGGTCGGTGGACGCACGTGCACCGTGGGATGCGGTCGTCCTCGACCCGCCGCGGCAGGGCTGCCCGCGCCAGGTGATCGACTGGATCGTTCACGACATCCGCCCGGGCCGGATCGTTTACGTGTCCTGCAATCCGGAGGCGCTCGCCCGGGACCTTGCGGCGATCCCGCCCCGGAGCTACACGATCGACCGCGTCCAACCGGTCGACATGTTTCCCCACACCGCCCACATCGAGTCGGTGGCGGTGCTGTCGCGGATTGCGGGAACGAACGCCCGAGTTCGCACGTAG
- a CDS encoding RNB domain-containing ribonuclease, with protein MHDPTIRARAHRDLLRQIARQAMLDYHLQPDFSPAALAELAGARPAARQADGVRDLRGLLWCSIDNDDSLDLDQLSVANPAEPGPTRILVAIADVDALVAAGSAIDGHARQNTTTVYTPATIFPMLPERLSTDLTSLGFDQDRRAIVVDMAVAADGTIETSDVYAAVVRNHAKLAYDSVAAWLEGQASPPPPLAAVPGLVDQLKTQDLVAQLLRKSRLERGALEFQTLETRAVFDGDTVRELAVDHDNRARNLIEDFMIAANGATAQFLERKKYPSIRRVVRSPERWDRIEALAAQYGTHLPPDPDSGALAAFLAARRAADPLRFPDLSLSVIKLLGAGEYVVEHAGEEGPGHFGLAVKDYTHSTAPNRRYPDVLTQRLLKAAMSGAAVPYPDDELTQLATHCTEMEDEAHKVERRVRKAAAALLLESRIGEVFDGVVTGASPKGTWVRIFHPPVEGRVERGFEGVDVGDRIRVKLIHTDAPRGFIDFARV; from the coding sequence ATGCACGATCCCACCATTCGCGCTCGAGCCCACCGTGATCTGCTGCGGCAGATTGCCCGGCAGGCGATGCTCGACTATCACCTGCAGCCCGACTTCTCGCCGGCTGCACTCGCCGAACTGGCGGGCGCGCGTCCCGCGGCCCGGCAGGCTGACGGTGTCCGCGATCTGCGCGGACTGCTCTGGTGCTCCATCGATAACGACGACTCGCTCGATCTCGACCAGTTGTCCGTGGCGAACCCGGCAGAGCCAGGACCGACCCGCATCCTGGTGGCGATTGCGGATGTGGATGCCCTGGTCGCGGCGGGCAGTGCGATTGACGGACACGCGCGGCAGAACACGACCACGGTCTACACGCCGGCGACGATCTTCCCGATGCTGCCCGAGCGGCTGTCCACTGACCTGACCTCGCTCGGCTTCGACCAGGATCGGCGCGCCATCGTCGTGGACATGGCCGTCGCAGCCGACGGGACCATCGAGACGTCGGATGTATACGCAGCCGTCGTTCGGAACCACGCGAAGCTGGCCTACGACAGCGTGGCCGCGTGGCTCGAGGGGCAGGCCTCTCCGCCCCCTCCGCTGGCGGCCGTTCCCGGCCTGGTTGACCAGTTGAAGACGCAGGATCTGGTCGCCCAGCTTCTGCGGAAGTCGAGGCTGGAGCGGGGTGCGCTCGAGTTCCAGACACTCGAGACGCGGGCCGTCTTCGACGGCGACACGGTCCGGGAGTTGGCCGTGGACCACGACAACCGCGCGCGCAACCTGATCGAGGACTTCATGATTGCGGCGAACGGCGCGACGGCGCAGTTCCTGGAGCGGAAGAAGTATCCGTCGATACGCCGCGTCGTGCGATCGCCCGAACGCTGGGATCGGATCGAGGCGCTGGCCGCACAGTACGGCACGCACCTGCCTCCCGACCCCGACTCGGGCGCCCTGGCGGCGTTCCTCGCGGCGCGCCGTGCGGCCGATCCGCTCCGCTTCCCCGACCTCTCGCTGTCGGTGATCAAGCTGCTTGGCGCCGGCGAGTACGTCGTCGAGCACGCCGGCGAGGAGGGGCCCGGCCACTTCGGCCTGGCCGTGAAGGACTACACGCATTCGACCGCCCCCAACCGGCGCTATCCCGACGTGCTCACGCAGCGGCTGCTGAAGGCCGCCATGTCAGGGGCGGCCGTACCCTATCCGGACGACGAACTGACCCAGCTCGCGACGCACTGCACCGAGATGGAAGACGAAGCGCACAAGGTCGAGCGGCGCGTTCGAAAGGCGGCCGCCGCCCTGCTGCTCGAGTCGCGCATCGGCGAGGTGTTCGATGGCGTCGTCACCGGTGCGTCCCCGAAGGGCACGTGGGTGCGCATCTTCCATCCGCCGGTCGAGGGCCGCGTCGAGCGCGGGTTCGAGGGCGTCGATGTGGGGGATCGCATCCGCGTGAAGCTGATTCACACGGATGCGCCACGCGGGTTCATCGACTTCGCGCGGGTATGA
- a CDS encoding molybdopterin-dependent oxidoreductase, whose product MVEVHRTVCPRNCYCTCGMLVTVDDGRMTRIEGDPLNPATGGHVCLKGLSYARRLTTAQRLLHPLRRTSGGDFERVTWTEALDDIAARLGRLRDRRGPESVLYYDGSGSHGALSRLSMAFWHQFGGCTLAYGDLCWPAGLEATRLTYGANLHNHPRSTIESRFILLWGHNPAETNVHQMRLIHEAQERGATIALVDPRSTDTSDAVDIHLQPRPGTDAALALGVARVIVDAGLHDQRFLDAHAAGVDRYLARLAEYPLDRVASITGVPAAAIEELALALAQTKPALLIAGFGLQRHHRAGQTMRAVALLPALTGNIGVPGGGWQYANLNSHCLVDPPLPPEPEAIRRAFPMSRLGPGLMALEAPRVAAAWIEKANPASQNPRANLVRDALASLDLLVVVDQFMTDTARLAHYVLPAKTMFEEEDLVTAYWHPYLQLRTKIFDPPGDVKTETEIWRLLCERFGLDTSYFPRDAREIRRLLEGMLPDTQDRPGTLDAARSPIDELQHGPWDPTGRGDVAFADLSFATPSGKIEFASEEAERRWGVAPVPDYEPLDEGHEAASLTRFPLQLLSCKTRDRIHSQFGNLDWLREVERPHRLDMHPDDARGRGLNDGDRAVVWNSRGRVELVVRLDEGLRPGVVHVLEGRCHDGDPDINVLTDAGVTDMNHGATFYECLVQVSRGDGHSVPSNAPGTSHSVSISAPGTSHSALSSAPGTQHVAPSTFLLDLHRCLGCGACVLACRLENGWPSSAPWRRVLPLNLRRRPGGPTYFFSVACHHCDRPACVTACPSGAYEKRADGVVVHHDKKCLGCRYCEMACPFGAPRYDAERGVMAKCDLCHHRLDAGVKPACVVACPTEALRLVQPGQPGESMAPAGAPVPGFADPAGCRPNLRFLMPRGRRASLLKALRSRLSTLD is encoded by the coding sequence ATGGTCGAAGTCCACCGCACCGTTTGCCCGCGGAACTGCTACTGCACCTGCGGCATGCTCGTCACCGTCGACGACGGTCGAATGACGCGCATCGAGGGGGATCCGCTGAATCCGGCCACCGGCGGACACGTCTGCCTCAAAGGTCTCAGCTACGCGCGGCGTCTGACGACAGCACAGCGGTTGCTGCATCCGCTCCGGCGGACGAGCGGCGGCGACTTCGAACGCGTCACGTGGACCGAGGCACTCGACGACATCGCCGCTCGACTCGGCCGGTTGCGCGATCGACGCGGACCGGAGTCGGTGCTCTACTACGACGGCTCTGGAAGCCACGGTGCGCTCAGCCGTTTATCGATGGCGTTCTGGCATCAGTTCGGAGGGTGCACGCTCGCCTACGGAGACCTCTGCTGGCCGGCGGGGCTCGAAGCCACACGGCTCACCTACGGCGCGAACCTCCACAACCACCCAAGGTCCACAATCGAGAGCCGCTTCATCCTGCTCTGGGGACACAACCCGGCCGAGACCAACGTCCACCAGATGCGACTCATTCACGAGGCCCAGGAACGGGGTGCGACAATCGCGCTCGTCGACCCGCGGAGCACCGATACCTCGGACGCCGTGGACATCCACCTCCAACCACGACCGGGCACCGATGCTGCGCTCGCGCTTGGCGTCGCCAGGGTCATCGTGGATGCCGGGCTGCACGACCAGCGGTTTCTCGACGCGCATGCGGCAGGGGTGGACCGCTACCTCGCGCGCCTGGCGGAGTATCCGCTCGACCGCGTGGCCAGCATCACGGGCGTGCCAGCCGCTGCCATCGAGGAGCTTGCGCTCGCCCTTGCCCAAACAAAGCCTGCGCTGCTCATCGCGGGTTTCGGCCTTCAGCGGCATCACCGGGCGGGCCAGACGATGCGTGCGGTTGCGCTGCTGCCGGCGCTCACCGGAAACATCGGCGTACCGGGCGGAGGATGGCAGTACGCGAATCTCAACAGCCACTGCCTGGTCGATCCGCCCTTGCCACCCGAGCCCGAGGCAATCCGGCGCGCGTTTCCCATGTCGCGGCTCGGTCCCGGCCTGATGGCACTCGAAGCACCTCGTGTGGCGGCGGCCTGGATTGAGAAGGCGAACCCGGCCAGTCAGAACCCGCGCGCAAACCTCGTGAGGGACGCGCTCGCGAGCCTCGATCTCCTGGTTGTCGTCGATCAGTTCATGACCGACACTGCCCGTTTGGCGCACTACGTCCTGCCTGCCAAGACGATGTTCGAGGAAGAGGATCTCGTGACGGCGTACTGGCATCCGTACCTCCAACTTCGTACGAAGATCTTCGACCCGCCGGGTGATGTGAAGACGGAAACCGAGATCTGGCGGCTGTTGTGCGAACGGTTTGGCCTCGACACCAGCTACTTCCCGCGGGACGCCAGGGAGATCCGACGCCTGCTGGAGGGGATGCTGCCGGACACTCAGGACCGGCCGGGCACGTTGGACGCCGCTCGCAGTCCGATCGACGAACTCCAGCACGGCCCATGGGACCCGACGGGCCGAGGCGACGTCGCGTTTGCGGACCTGAGCTTCGCCACCCCGTCCGGCAAGATCGAGTTCGCCTCGGAAGAGGCCGAGCGCCGGTGGGGCGTCGCGCCGGTGCCCGACTACGAGCCGCTGGACGAGGGGCACGAAGCCGCGAGCCTCACCCGATTTCCGCTTCAGTTGCTGTCGTGCAAGACACGCGACCGGATCCACTCGCAATTCGGCAACCTGGACTGGCTGCGCGAGGTCGAGCGACCACACCGGCTCGACATGCATCCGGACGATGCGCGGGGGCGTGGTCTGAATGACGGCGACCGCGCGGTGGTGTGGAACAGCCGCGGGCGCGTCGAACTCGTCGTGCGGCTCGATGAGGGCTTGCGGCCAGGCGTGGTGCACGTGCTCGAGGGCCGCTGCCACGACGGTGACCCGGACATCAACGTCCTGACCGATGCCGGCGTCACCGACATGAACCACGGGGCCACGTTCTACGAGTGCCTGGTCCAAGTCAGTCGGGGTGACGGGCATTCAGTCCCTTCGAACGCACCTGGCACCTCGCACTCAGTGTCTATCAGCGCACCTGGCACCTCGCACTCAGCACTTTCCAGCGCACCTGGCACTCAGCACGTAGCACCCAGCACTTTTCTCCTCGATCTCCACCGCTGCCTCGGCTGCGGCGCATGCGTGCTCGCGTGCCGGCTGGAGAATGGCTGGCCCTCGTCCGCACCCTGGCGGCGCGTGCTGCCGCTCAACCTGCGCCGCCGTCCCGGAGGTCCGACATACTTCTTCTCCGTCGCCTGCCATCACTGCGATCGGCCGGCGTGCGTGACTGCGTGTCCGTCGGGTGCCTACGAGAAGCGTGCGGATGGCGTGGTCGTGCACCACGACAAGAAGTGTCTTGGCTGCCGCTACTGTGAGATGGCCTGTCCGTTCGGTGCGCCGCGTTACGATGCGGAACGAGGCGTGATGGCGAAGTGCGATCTGTGCCATCACCGTCTGGATGCCGGCGTGAAGCCTGCGTGTGTCGTTGCCTGTCCGACCGAGGCGCTGCGACTCGTGCAGCCGGGCCAGCCAGGGGAATCGATG